From the genome of Alosa alosa isolate M-15738 ecotype Scorff River chromosome 20, AALO_Geno_1.1, whole genome shotgun sequence, one region includes:
- the tac1 gene encoding protachykinin-1, whose amino-acid sequence MKLLLSAVVLFLVLAQVFCEEFGAKEDPDYWSNNIRIQDEWFPSDPFREILRRMTRKPRPNQFIGLMGKRSSANAQITRKRHKINSFVGLMGKRSQEEPDSYEWNTIRSYDKRR is encoded by the exons ATGAAATTACTACTATCAGCTGTAGTGCTTTTCTTGGTTCTGGCACAAGTATTTTGTGAAGAATTCGGTGCCAAAGAGGATCCAGATTACTGGTCGAACAACATTCGAATACAG GATGAGTGGTTCCCCTCCGACCCGTTCAGAGAGATACTGCGGAGAATGACGAGAAAGCCCCGACCCAATCAATTCATCGGACTCATGGGCAAACGCTCCTCCG CAAACGCACAGATCACCCGGAAAA GGCATAAAATCAACTCTTTCGTGGGCCTGATGGGAAAGAGGAGTCAGGAAGAGCCAG ATTCTTATGAGTGGAACACAATACGGAGCTACGACAAGCGACGCTAG